The following coding sequences are from one Pigmentibacter sp. JX0631 window:
- a CDS encoding RHS repeat-associated core domain-containing protein: protein MLSNIFQSYAYAHSVSKLTSIVYNSSKEIVSSGKLGKNSAISAGAKQANAQTSSGDNSSNSTVFSDAYNFKSLSQTVDPRTGAFSVTYKIGDIIGNGFEDPEISLALNYTSTSFTNAFSLGKGWSLNLSHYDTKSGMLSLASGGGYKLDLGKGKLKYYKLKDLDVKLGSDFITLTYKNGKVELIDRAYGNLRKITNVQGFSAEFIYEKGNRLTSIVYKNPGNGNDLKKLEINYPSDSEVQFVRNLGSEKAVTVIKKFAGGNILSSITDPLGQEVKFDYKAPIEKAFPTDSLITSIFYPTGTVINIAYLSGGLEAAKKDAAAPAVAKIKTISLPKTESNEEEITYNYYNSTNTNYLAKGFTGYKEGEDALFFTPNTYTYSTVETKKAPDNQSASTERFYNHFHQMIKEEVKINGDFFLVKEFTYSDWLNKSFDNLNSTYSFPKEIKTSYYVNGSKRSEVIKQEFDDYGNITKTQDVNGIVKEFSYLPPEKTYHKMVNFPFREIEKSINGGGSKVIDYSYEDAKNSQGNSFQRLKARIYKISETACTLEDNNCGKIYKTEIHKYDNSDTAKNIVKTFGLPSVTKLYSAANGKCKIVQRQSSFSLNNSQNIINVNYYAAKGKYLSSEAVYKNAYTKLDEKVLNKEGLEISSEYDILGRKTRESLKSPASSVTLSKSYSYKVNDSTFGGYGTSALLVQSPNGYKSVVIYDSLGRELEIQKESVQSGKIEKIKSFVYGVTGQKIKEILYNNDVQGNQYKLELNYKYDMVGRNIAATSPSGETKHTIFNDVNRTETSFVQALNGERSLSSITTYNEFKKPVRTQLFSPSGVFINESSLKYDNFGNVSEKKDVNGNIVKYFNNILGQNIEEQYLDGRKVKFEYDEIFLDKVTKKSVILANSKEHVIGSREYNEKGLIIKDIDPSGNAINYEYDNSSNLISEKTRSGKLIKYSYTPFNKLAKKEVSGDLSGKYTTTYTYDPYTLNITAMKDNTGITNYFYNADSSISSVLYPDNRRISYGYNLQGSVDSIKDIQGNITKYHFSKVNGKLEASEFILATQMNNIQMEQYFYDNFSRIKSKILPNNAQTIYEYDDIGNLVNLTNKNEIGQAILKYDYTYRKDMNIASRTRTEEGDKGYSARESYSYDRYNNLISYMCSGTACPSDQNGQTISTEDYSFDGLNNIKTVKVAYANGTSSSTNYNYSAQDPSRLVGYTTATSKGVQTANLEYDNDGNIVKDGEGNSLSYSPFNRLEAFVKDGKVTEYRYNGNGKLVSQKDQATNEETKFYYNGQRVLNESTNGLITSYFQVSGRVIGKIAQGTDAQYFLTDQAQSVIRIYEGRKLLEANYVYTPYGQQANLAENNNLAKVSGFGFNGERTDSKSGYQFLGQGYRAYNPALARFMQYDVHSPFGKGGLNGYTFAENNPIMKFDPSGESAASATMMGVGIFLAILGVALSVVTFGTSTGLIGAGAGAAAGGAAATTATALTGAQIGLATTSLIAGVASAGTGIASSIYEHKAYEAAQAGDKDMAVRYAETATILGYISLALGIVSFLSGIGVSFTGSAKLGSTFYLDDEATKAFKPVKNVRFNENVEIIPNYDFATVESLPTIRTHEARNGFFTVVTPSNLTNRVNSTVVTELPGLVRPEQVIVRPPVSFINAPAKASSVGGKVELFNQMDARARMAAQSGRAMDPTTDGTGAIRQFLFESHRFDEVVLDITKVK from the coding sequence ATGTTGTCAAATATATTCCAATCTTATGCTTATGCGCATAGTGTGTCTAAATTAACTTCAATAGTATATAATTCATCAAAAGAAATTGTAAGTAGTGGAAAATTAGGAAAAAATTCAGCTATTAGTGCAGGAGCTAAACAAGCAAATGCGCAAACTTCAAGTGGAGATAATTCTTCAAATTCAACTGTTTTCAGTGATGCTTATAATTTTAAATCTTTATCTCAAACTGTAGACCCACGTACTGGAGCATTTTCTGTTACATATAAAATTGGGGATATTATTGGTAATGGTTTTGAAGATCCTGAGATATCATTGGCTTTAAACTATACTTCAACATCTTTTACAAATGCATTTAGTTTAGGAAAAGGTTGGTCACTAAACTTATCTCACTATGACACAAAAAGTGGGATGTTGAGTTTAGCAAGTGGTGGTGGATATAAACTTGATCTAGGGAAGGGAAAACTTAAATATTACAAACTAAAAGACCTAGATGTTAAGTTAGGTTCAGACTTCATTACTTTGACATATAAAAATGGGAAAGTCGAATTAATTGATAGAGCATATGGAAATCTTCGTAAAATTACTAATGTGCAAGGATTTAGTGCGGAATTTATTTATGAAAAAGGAAATAGACTTACAAGTATCGTATATAAAAATCCAGGAAATGGAAACGATTTAAAAAAATTAGAAATTAATTATCCATCTGATTCTGAAGTGCAATTTGTTAGAAATTTAGGTAGCGAAAAAGCTGTTACAGTAATTAAAAAATTTGCTGGCGGAAATATTCTTTCGTCTATTACAGATCCTCTTGGACAAGAAGTTAAATTTGATTATAAAGCGCCAATAGAAAAAGCTTTTCCAACTGATAGCTTAATTACGAGTATTTTTTATCCTACTGGAACTGTGATAAATATAGCTTATTTATCAGGTGGTTTAGAAGCGGCTAAAAAGGATGCAGCTGCCCCTGCTGTAGCAAAAATTAAAACAATTTCTTTGCCAAAAACAGAAAGTAATGAAGAAGAAATTACTTATAACTATTACAACTCAACAAATACAAATTATTTAGCAAAAGGATTTACCGGATATAAAGAGGGTGAAGATGCATTATTTTTTACTCCTAATACATATACTTATTCAACGGTAGAAACTAAAAAAGCACCAGATAACCAATCAGCATCAACAGAAAGATTTTATAATCACTTTCATCAAATGATTAAAGAAGAAGTAAAAATAAATGGTGATTTCTTCTTAGTAAAAGAATTTACTTATTCTGATTGGTTAAATAAAAGTTTTGATAATTTAAATTCAACATATAGTTTTCCAAAAGAAATTAAAACATCTTACTACGTAAATGGTTCGAAGCGTTCAGAAGTTATTAAACAAGAATTTGATGACTATGGAAATATTACAAAAACTCAAGATGTGAATGGAATAGTAAAAGAATTTTCCTATTTACCACCAGAAAAAACATATCATAAAATGGTTAATTTCCCTTTCCGTGAAATTGAGAAATCTATTAATGGTGGAGGAAGTAAAGTTATTGACTACTCTTATGAAGATGCAAAGAATAGCCAAGGGAACAGTTTTCAAAGGCTTAAAGCAAGAATATATAAAATAAGTGAAACCGCATGTACGTTAGAAGATAATAATTGTGGTAAAATTTATAAAACTGAAATACATAAGTATGATAATTCAGATACTGCAAAAAATATAGTGAAAACCTTTGGGCTTCCATCTGTTACTAAACTTTATTCTGCTGCAAATGGAAAATGTAAAATTGTACAAAGACAAAGTTCTTTTTCATTAAATAATTCACAAAACATTATTAATGTTAATTATTATGCTGCAAAAGGAAAATATTTATCTAGTGAAGCAGTTTATAAAAATGCTTATACAAAATTAGATGAAAAAGTACTCAATAAAGAGGGACTAGAAATATCATCAGAATATGATATTTTAGGAAGAAAAACTCGTGAGTCATTAAAATCTCCTGCTAGTTCAGTAACTTTATCTAAATCTTATAGTTATAAAGTGAATGATTCTACTTTTGGTGGATATGGTACAAGTGCTTTATTAGTTCAATCTCCAAATGGATATAAATCTGTTGTTATTTATGATTCTTTAGGCAGAGAATTAGAGATTCAAAAAGAAAGTGTTCAATCAGGAAAAATTGAAAAAATAAAATCATTTGTGTACGGTGTAACTGGTCAAAAAATAAAAGAAATTCTATATAATAACGATGTTCAGGGGAATCAATATAAATTAGAACTTAATTACAAATATGATATGGTTGGAAGAAATATAGCAGCTACTTCTCCAAGTGGTGAAACTAAACACACAATATTTAATGATGTAAATAGAACTGAAACAAGTTTTGTTCAAGCTTTAAATGGGGAAAGATCTTTATCAAGTATTACAACATACAATGAATTTAAAAAACCTGTTCGAACACAATTATTTTCTCCATCTGGAGTGTTTATTAATGAGAGTTCATTAAAATATGATAATTTTGGAAATGTCTCAGAGAAAAAAGATGTTAATGGGAATATTGTAAAATATTTTAACAATATATTAGGACAAAATATAGAAGAACAATATCTTGATGGTAGGAAAGTAAAATTTGAATATGATGAAATATTCTTAGATAAAGTAACTAAAAAATCGGTTATTTTAGCAAATTCTAAAGAACATGTAATTGGATCTAGAGAATATAATGAAAAAGGATTGATCATTAAGGATATTGATCCTTCAGGAAATGCAATTAATTATGAATATGATAATTCCAGTAATTTGATTTCAGAAAAAACGAGATCTGGAAAATTAATAAAATATTCTTATACACCATTTAATAAGTTAGCAAAAAAAGAAGTATCTGGTGATTTAAGTGGTAAGTATACAACTACTTATACATATGATCCTTATACTTTAAACATTACTGCAATGAAAGATAATACAGGAATAACTAACTACTTTTATAATGCAGATAGTTCTATATCCTCTGTGCTTTATCCAGACAATAGACGAATTTCATATGGATATAATTTACAAGGAAGTGTTGATAGTATTAAAGATATCCAGGGAAACATTACTAAGTATCATTTCAGTAAGGTAAATGGGAAACTGGAAGCATCAGAATTTATTTTAGCAACACAGATGAACAATATTCAAATGGAACAGTATTTTTATGATAATTTTTCAAGAATTAAGAGTAAAATACTCCCAAATAATGCACAAACAATTTATGAATATGATGATATTGGTAACTTAGTTAATTTGACTAATAAAAATGAAATTGGTCAAGCAATTTTAAAGTATGATTATACTTATAGAAAAGATATGAATATTGCTTCAAGGACAAGAACTGAAGAAGGTGATAAAGGTTATTCAGCTAGAGAATCATATTCATATGATAGATATAACAATTTAATTAGTTATATGTGTAGTGGAACTGCTTGCCCTAGCGATCAAAATGGTCAAACTATTTCTACCGAAGATTATAGTTTTGATGGTCTAAATAATATTAAAACTGTTAAAGTTGCTTATGCAAATGGTACATCTAGTTCCACAAATTATAATTATTCAGCGCAAGATCCAAGTCGACTTGTTGGATATACCACTGCAACTTCAAAAGGAGTTCAAACTGCTAATTTAGAATACGATAACGATGGAAATATAGTTAAAGATGGAGAAGGAAACAGTCTTTCATATTCTCCTTTTAATAGACTTGAAGCTTTTGTAAAAGACGGTAAAGTTACTGAATATCGTTATAATGGAAATGGAAAATTGGTTTCGCAAAAAGATCAAGCAACTAATGAAGAAACAAAATTTTATTACAATGGTCAAAGAGTTTTAAATGAAAGCACAAATGGTTTAATTACTAGTTACTTTCAAGTGAGTGGAAGAGTAATTGGAAAAATAGCTCAAGGTACAGATGCGCAATATTTCTTAACAGATCAAGCACAGAGTGTTATTCGAATTTATGAAGGAAGAAAATTATTAGAAGCAAATTATGTTTATACTCCTTATGGACAACAAGCAAATTTAGCAGAAAATAACAATTTAGCAAAAGTGAGTGGTTTTGGATTCAATGGAGAACGTACAGATAGTAAATCTGGCTATCAATTCCTTGGACAAGGTTACCGTGCCTACAACCCTGCATTAGCTCGTTTTATGCAGTACGATGTCCATTCGCCATTTGGTAAAGGTGGTTTAAATGGTTATACTTTTGCTGAAAATAACCCTATTATGAAATTCGATCCAAGTGGAGAAAGCGCGGCTTCAGCAACAATGATGGGCGTTGGTATCTTCCTTGCTATCTTGGGAGTTGCACTTTCTGTAGTAACTTTTGGTACATCTACAGGGCTTATAGGAGCAGGAGCGGGAGCTGCTGCTGGTGGTGCGGCTGCAACTACAGCAACTGCTTTAACCGGAGCGCAAATAGGATTAGCAACAACATCATTAATTGCGGGGGTTGCTTCAGCTGGAACAGGTATTGCTTCTTCTATATATGAGCATAAAGCATATGAGGCGGCTCAAGCTGGTGATAAAGATATGGCCGTAAGATATGCTGAAACAGCTACTATTTTGGGCTATATATCACTAGCACTCGGTATAGTGTCCTTCTTAAGTGGTATCGGAGTGAGTTTTACGGGTTCAGCAAAACTAGGCAGTACATTTTATCTTGATGATGAAGCAACAAAAGCTTTTAAACCAGTAAAAAATGTAAGATTTAATGAAAATGTTGAGATAATTCCTAACTATGATTTTGCTACAGTTGAATCGTTACCTACGATTAGAACTCATGAGGCTAGAAACGGATTTTTTACTGTTGTTACTCCAAGTAACTTAACTAATCGGGTAAATTCTACAGTAGTGACAGAACTACCTGGGTTAGTAAGACCAGAGCAAGTGATAGTAAGGCCGCCTGTTTCGTTTATTAATGCCCCTGCTAAGGCATCTTCTGTGGGTGGTAAAGTTGAACTATTTAATCAAATGGATGCACGAGCTAGAATGGCTGCTCAATCTGGTAGAGCAATGGATCCTACAACCGATGGAACGGGCGCAATTCGTCAATTTTTATTCGAATCGCATAGATTTGACGAGGTTGTACTTGATATTACGAAAGTTAAATAA
- a CDS encoding HDOD domain-containing protein — translation MKNTNSAFVLPSLSENIVSCLSAIYKNEISYDAITDKISKDLSMFKKVLDVANSQHYSKGIVTDDLKQAIIRLGIVNLTVLLTSEYYSKFPKFEDIGFFSLKNFNLHSVCVSKFAFEIGKLLNLSTANDLMLAGAFHDVGLLIRAVMQREIMQDIVNCCQADKINFYTAETKLQVMTHDILGSDLLQNWGFNQNVLNIIRFHHTKEKLRPYRVEFLNKEINILELSDVLAHRFSCGFENYHTELRVHPMLIERLGLSKETVMQLVKSISKTVPLYMI, via the coding sequence ATGAAAAATACAAATTCTGCTTTTGTGTTACCTTCTCTAAGTGAAAACATTGTCAGCTGTCTTTCAGCAATTTATAAAAACGAAATTTCTTATGATGCTATTACTGATAAAATATCTAAAGATCTTAGTATGTTTAAAAAAGTACTAGATGTTGCAAATTCTCAGCATTATAGCAAAGGAATAGTCACTGATGACCTAAAACAAGCTATCATTCGGTTAGGAATCGTTAACTTAACAGTTTTATTAACATCAGAATACTATAGTAAATTCCCAAAATTTGAGGATATAGGTTTTTTTTCCTTAAAGAATTTTAATTTGCATTCTGTTTGTGTCTCTAAATTTGCATTTGAAATTGGGAAACTTCTTAATTTAAGTACAGCAAATGATCTCATGCTTGCTGGTGCATTTCATGATGTGGGTTTATTAATAAGGGCTGTAATGCAACGTGAAATTATGCAAGACATAGTAAATTGCTGCCAAGCAGATAAAATTAATTTTTATACTGCGGAAACAAAGTTACAAGTAATGACGCACGACATTTTGGGATCAGATTTGTTACAAAACTGGGGTTTTAATCAAAATGTATTAAATATCATACGTTTCCATCACACAAAAGAAAAGCTCAGACCCTATAGAGTTGAATTTTTAAATAAAGAAATCAATATATTAGAGCTTTCTGATGTTCTGGCGCATCGTTTTTCATGCGGTTTTGAGAATTATCATACTGAATTAAGGGTTCATCCAATGCTAATAGAGAGATTAGGACTTAGTAAGGAAACTGTAATGCAGTTAGTCAAATCAATTTCGAAAACCGTTCCTTTATATATGATATAA